From the Lemur catta isolate mLemCat1 chromosome 1, mLemCat1.pri, whole genome shotgun sequence genome, the window GGCCTCTGAGGAGGGGTAGCAGGGGCGGCCACACCCGTCATCAGTCAGTCAATCAGCAACTCTGGCCTGGGTTCTTGGAATTGCAGGACCCAGAGGTTTGGCCCCATTGGCCAGAATTCAAACCTAACACAGGGAGGAGCGCTGCACAGCCCCACCTCTGCTTTCTGTCCTGCACTCTGTGCTGTCTGAATCCAGGCAACTCCATCCACTTTCCACCCTTTTGGAGGTCCTGCCTGGGATTTCTAGGGAAAGTGAGCTTGCCACCTGCTTTCTGGTGCTCTCTGAATGGGGACTCTGGGAAAGAGAATTGTGAGATGGGGAAGAGAAGCACAGAGCCACCCAACATCCTCCCATACCCCTTGAGGATGGGTTTGATTTGGGTTCCTGAGACCAAACTCCTTTTAGTTCCTCAATCTGTGGTGCCCCGAAGACCTTAGCTCAGAGCTGGGAAAGAGGGAGGTCCTTTGGAGGTGGAGCACCTCTGGGGTACTCTGACATAGAGATGCTGGCCCAGGAGCCAGCTGCTCAGTTTCCTAGTCCCATAGCTAGATTTTCCCCGTgtattggggtggggggatgttTATGCTAATAGAGCTCATGAGATCCTAATAATAGCTATTTATTAGCGTTTAGTACACCTGGCCCCGTGCTAAGCTGTGTCATGATTTTTTGATGCAATTATCTCATCCAgccctcacaacaaccttgtgagGATAGTACTGTTATTATCTGAAAACGGATATTTGGATAGGGATTGGGAATTCTAcaaaggaggaaattgaggctcagaaaagttaacaATCTGCCCATAGATGCCCAGCTAGAAAGAGATGAAGCCAGGACTCAACCCCAGGTCTTTCTGCCTCTAGAACTGTGCTTTTATCCCCCTGGCTAGATACAAAACACTGATTTATAATTTACAATTAGAAAAGTGTGGTGCTAACCAGGAATTTGTGTCATCTGGTTAGCATATTTTCTTTGCATGGGACAATATCCTTTAAAAGCcaaaatataatcagaaaatgtTTGATGGGTTTGGACTCAGGCAAGAGGAGGAGTCTATTTGTTGTTAAAGTCACCCCGCCTGGACAGCCTCACCACCAGAGGGAAACATCAGCCAAGAGGAACATGAGCTCCTGCTGGCTAAACAGGGCATCCTTCTCCCCTGCCCGATGGCAGCCTGCCTGAGATCTTTAGCTTGAGATTTTTTGCCGAAATTAGTAAGTCCACATGGTTACAGGGCCTACCGTGCCCAACTAGCTGCTCTCCAACACTACGTGTAAGCCACCACTGCCTGGGACCCTACCCTACCGGCAGGCCCAATCATTTATAGTTATAACCGAAGCTGAATGTAATCTCACATTTTAAGCGCTTTAAGTTTGATTCTACTAAAGGACATCATGGAGCAAGAGCACTGAGAAGGGCTATAGCAAAGGGTATAAGGAAGCCTTCATATGTGCTTTACTCATCTTTGAGTTATGGACCCTCTCGATTTAACCactgtttctaattttaaaaaaagaagtagattTGAACATTTGTAATTGTGGAGAGGTTGTAGAGTGAGTAATTGAGAGAGTGCACGCTCTGGAATCAAACAGCCTGGGGTTCAAATCATGCTCCACCAGCTGTACCGGCTGTATGTCACTGGGCAAAATACTAACCTCTCTGTTccagttttctttccaaaatgggGATAAGGATGGCTTCTGCCTCATAAGCtgcttgtgagaattaaatgaaatgagatgatTAATGCAAAGATTTGCATGGTGTCTAGACATACCATTTGCATTTGGTACCTGGACTTTATATTACCTGAGCATGTGGTCCTCATTGGAAAAAGCTTAGATGCCCCCACCAGACAGAACTAGAAACAGGctgataaatgtttgcttttggtTGCTCTGCCAACCGCACTCCATGCACACTACACTAGAGCGTGTACACTTTTCTCTTCTCCATGGTAACCTCAGCCTCTTCTGGTAGAACCTTATTTGCTCAGACTGAGAACAAAACAATTGCTtcgtttctgttttctttcttattaggCCTAGGCCTAGGCTGTCTGGACGAGGCTTCTCCCAGTCTCTCCCAAAATGAGGGGTCTCAGCAGCTGCTTAATCTAACCTTTTGCTTGTGAGGGACAATGGCTAGGGAACAGAGGGAAGGTAAAGGAGACTGTACGGGAGACCTTAGCAGGACTTCTTCGTGTGGAGACTGTACGGGAGACCTTAGCAGGACTTCTTCGTGTGCTGTGGAAGAAATTCATTCAACGTGTGTATTAAGGATTCCAAGTCAGACCTCACTGCAGAGGCTAGGAATATGGCAGTTCCTGTCCTCATAGGGCTTACAGCATAcgagaagaaatagataattaaaaagtaaataaacaaatagtatAAAGTATTATGAAGGAAACAATAGAcggagacagacacagagaatggagcaggaagaagagtgaagaaaaggcctctctgaggaggagaCATTTAAGCAGAACTGAAGGATGAAAAATGACCAGTCAGGAGAAGAGCACATTGGGTAAATGACGCAGcaagtgccaaggccctgaggcaggaaagagcttATTTAGTTCgagtaataaaaaagaagagggagCATATGGTCAGGCAGAGCTGTGTCAGGAGCTCAGATTTTTAGCTTGAGGGAGATGAGGAGCTctgaagggttttgagcaggggTGACATGATCTGATATGTGTGTGAagacccctctccccacctccccctcaccCACCAGGCCCAGCTGGCCCGGGCACTGTATGACAACACCGCTGAGTCCCCCCAGGAGCTGTCCTTCCGCCGAGGGGATGTTCTACGGGTACTGCAGCGGGAGGGCGCTGGCGGGCTGGACGGCTGGTGCCTCTGCTCCCTGCACGGTCAGCAGGGCATTGTGCCCGCCAACAGAGTGAAGCTCCTTCCTGCTGGCCCAGCACCCAAGCCCAGCCTCTCCCCGGCGCCCCCATCCCAGCCTGGTTCACCATATGCAGCCCCAGATCACGGCAATGAGGACCAGGAGGTGAGAGTGGGAGCCTCCCCAACCCCAAGCCAGGAGAACCCCATTCCTCCCCACCGCCTCCCACCCCGGGCCTGCAGTGAGGTGGGCAGCTAGAACCCTGAGGCCGCAGCTCTTCCCTGACTGTGCTGTGTGAAGCCTGTCTGCCAACCCTTTCTGAGCTGTTTCCCTCTCAGTACAGGGCAGTTTGGAAAGTCTCTAAGCTCCTTGCACTCAGACGTTATCAATTCACTGGCCCCTACTCCTGACCCACCCACCTATCTTGACCCCCCAGGTATATGTGGTGCCACCTCCAGCTCGGCCCTGGCCTACCTCAGGACCTCCGGCTggaccctgcccaccctcccctgaCCCCATCTACAAGATCCCCAGAAGCAGTGGGACCCAGCTGGCTGCCCCCGGAGATGTCTTGGAGGTGAGGGCTACAGTTCATGTGTATGTCGGTTGGGGACAAATAGCCCTCAGGGTTCATTGCTGAGTGAAGAGTAACTCACCACTCCTCTCTCCAGGTCTACGATGTGCCCCCAACTGCCCTCCGGGTTCCATCCAGTGGCCCCTACGACTGCCCTGCCTCCTTTTCCCCTCTGGCCCGGGCTGCTCTGCAGTCCCCTGGAGAGGATGAAGCTCCCTACGATGTGCCTCTGGCCCCGAAGCCACCTGCAGAGCTGGAGCCAGATCTGGAGTGGGAAGGGGGCCGGGAACCAGGGCCCCCCCTCTATGCTGCCCCCTCCAACCTGAAACGGGCATCAGCCCTCCTCAACCTGTATGAAGCGCCCGAGGAACTGCTGGCAGATGGGGAGGGCGGGGGCACTGACGAGGGTATCTACGATGTGCCCCTGCTGGGGCCGGAGGCTCCCCCTTCTCCAGAGCCCCCAGGAGCCTCAGTCTCCAATGACCTGGACACCTTGGCCCGGCTTCTGGCCCCATCCCCACACAGGCCCCGGCTGCCCTCAGCTGAGAGCTTGTCCCGCCgccctctgcctgccctgcctgtccctgaggcccccagcccttctccagctccctctcctgccccaggccgTAAGGGCAGCATCCAGGACCGGCCTCTGCCCCCACCGCCACCCCGCCTGCCTGGCTATGGGGGCCCTAAGGTCGAGGGCGATgcagagagcagggaggtggAAGACGATCCAGCAGGGCTACACAATGAGTATGAGGGCATTCCAGTGGCCGAGGAGTACGACTATGTCCACCTGAAGGTAAGCTCCCCTGGGCAGCCCCACCATAATTCCCCCAGGCGAACTGGGGGAGGAGCGTGGAAGCCTGGGGCACACAAAcagccaccccctcccctcccttctgcccCTTATCCTCTCCCTGGCCCTCCACCCTGCAGCCTGAGACCCCAGTGCTTGGCCACAACACTTGTACCAGTGCCACATTCCGCCCCCAGACCCAGCTTAGGGCCACTAGAGCTCTCAGACCAAGAGTCAAGGGACTGCCGTGTCTGATGACAAGAGCGTCCTTGGGAAGGAAGGGGGACTGGGTACAGAAAGAAAGGCCACATGGGCCTCCCCACCCTGTTCCCCTACCCCTGCTCTGAGACCTGATCTCCTCCTGCAGGGCATGGATAAAGCTCAGGGATCTAGGCCCCTCGATAAGGCTTTTGCAGGGGATCCTGAACTGCTGGAGAAGGGGCTGCCGGCCCAGCAGGTAACCCTGGTTGGGATGGCCTAGAgaaaggggctggggaaggaggaacagGAACCTGGGAGAAGGAGCATTCCTAACTGAACCATGGAGGGAAGTAGATTAGGGTGCAGTGAGGCAGCAGGGTCAGAGTATAGAGGAGTTAGAATTCAACAGGAAGGAGCTGGAACTTGAAAGAGGATGTTAGGAATTCAGAAAGAGGGGAAAGAATGTGTTGGAGAGGAGTCAGAAAACCGAGCAGCCAGGGAAGCAGAGTTTCTGGGCTGCAGGTCAGACCTGGGCCGGGTGACTTCTAAGGCTCCTTCCAACTGTGAACTCCTAGATTCCTAAGAGACCTGGCTCCCAATCCCTGCTCTACTACTGAGAAGCCAGGGGCTCTGAAGCCATCagttaatctc encodes:
- the EFS gene encoding embryonal Fyn-associated substrate isoform X1; translated protein: MAIATSAQLARALYDNTAESPQELSFRRGDVLRVLQREGAGGLDGWCLCSLHGQQGIVPANRVKLLPAGPAPKPSLSPAPPSQPGSPYAAPDHGNEDQEVYVVPPPARPWPTSGPPAGPCPPSPDPIYKIPRSSGTQLAAPGDVLEVYDVPPTALRVPSSGPYDCPASFSPLARAALQSPGEDEAPYDVPLAPKPPAELEPDLEWEGGREPGPPLYAAPSNLKRASALLNLYEAPEELLADGEGGGTDEGIYDVPLLGPEAPPSPEPPGASVSNDLDTLARLLAPSPHRPRLPSAESLSRRPLPALPVPEAPSPSPAPSPAPGRKGSIQDRPLPPPPPRLPGYGGPKVEGDAESREVEDDPAGLHNEYEGIPVAEEYDYVHLKGMDKAQGSRPLDKAFAGDPELLEKGLPAQQEALSPGEPLVLSTGDLQLLHFYAEQCQNHYSALQAAMAALMSSTQTNQPPRLFVPHGKRVVVAAHRLVFVGDTLGRLAASAPLRAQVGAAGTALGQTLRATVLAVKGAALGYPSGPAAQEMVQCVVELAGQALKFTTLLTSLAP
- the EFS gene encoding embryonal Fyn-associated substrate isoform X2; its protein translation is MTTPLSPPRSCPSAEGMFYGVKLLPAGPAPKPSLSPAPPSQPGSPYAAPDHGNEDQEVYVVPPPARPWPTSGPPAGPCPPSPDPIYKIPRSSGTQLAAPGDVLEVYDVPPTALRVPSSGPYDCPASFSPLARAALQSPGEDEAPYDVPLAPKPPAELEPDLEWEGGREPGPPLYAAPSNLKRASALLNLYEAPEELLADGEGGGTDEGIYDVPLLGPEAPPSPEPPGASVSNDLDTLARLLAPSPHRPRLPSAESLSRRPLPALPVPEAPSPSPAPSPAPGRKGSIQDRPLPPPPPRLPGYGGPKVEGDAESREVEDDPAGLHNEYEGIPVAEEYDYVHLKGMDKAQGSRPLDKAFAGDPELLEKGLPAQQEALSPGEPLVLSTGDLQLLHFYAEQCQNHYSALQAAMAALMSSTQTNQPPRLFVPHGKRVVVAAHRLVFVGDTLGRLAASAPLRAQVGAAGTALGQTLRATVLAVKGAALGYPSGPAAQEMVQCVVELAGQALKFTTLLTSLAP